The DNA window TATTACAACACAGTTGTCCAGATTCATGCCCCTAATATAGGCTATGGGCAGAATTTCAAATTTCTTCTGATTAAAGCGGTACTGATCAGAATCGTTATCTATGAAAATTCTGTTTGCCGGTCGCTGTTCGTGCAATTTTACCGCTAAATCTTTTATGTATCGTGTGTAAGGTTGCATTTTTTCTTCAACATTACCGGGCAGGAATCCCATTTTCGAACCGATTTCCCAGATGGGTTTCACCAGATAAACTTTTTCATATGGGTTATCTTTTTTTTCAAGAGCTAAGTATAAAGCGGAGGCCAGAGCCAGAAACGTTTTTCCGTATCCGGCTTCTGACTGAATAGAGACAAGATTTATGTCATTGTTAAGCATCAGTTCAAGAGCAAGGTTTTGATAAATATTTCTAGGTTTAACCCCCCAGACATTGTGAGTGTATGAGATCTGCTTACTTCCGCCTGCTCCATAGAAAACAGGTGTACCGTGCTCCCAGCGAAAGCAGTTGGCAATGGGGTCTTCACCTTCTTCAATAAATCCGGTGTAAAGTTGAGAGTCAGAACGGAAGGGATTGGAATCTTTGTATCCTTCACATTTCAGGTTGTATAAACCGGCTTTGATTTGAAGGATGCGATCATTCGTTACAAGAATAGGCTCTTCAATTTCACTGTGGAATGTTTCTTTGAGTATGCGGTCATCAGCTGTGGCATCTGTGAGCGTTTCCGCAAATTCGGGCCTGAAGATTGTGAGAAGCTCGTCGTTTAGAATTAATTGAATTGCCTGCGTTACAATGTGTCCGACACGCTGGTCCCGTTTAAGTTTGTCCAGTTCAGTCAGTACGGTGTACGGGATGTGGATTTTGTTTTCCACGCCGTTCCTGAGAGTTGCAATACATTTAGGATTTTCAATAAGCACATTTGTGTCTAATAC is part of the Desulfovibrio gilichinskyi genome and encodes:
- a CDS encoding PhoH family protein encodes the protein MGQKNFVLDTNVLIENPKCIATLRNGVENKIHIPYTVLTELDKLKRDQRVGHIVTQAIQLILNDELLTIFRPEFAETLTDATADDRILKETFHSEIEEPILVTNDRILQIKAGLYNLKCEGYKDSNPFRSDSQLYTGFIEEGEDPIANCFRWEHGTPVFYGAGGSKQISYTHNVWGVKPRNIYQNLALELMLNNDINLVSIQSEAGYGKTFLALASALYLALEKKDNPYEKVYLVKPIWEIGSKMGFLPGNVEEKMQPYTRYIKDLAVKLHEQRPANRIFIDNDSDQYRFNQKKFEILPIAYIRGMNLDNCVVIIDEMQNMSRAEVRAMLTRMGEGVKCLCLGDTRQVDNPYLNESNNGLNWVVKKLKNNKEYAHMVLKGEKSRGPITDMVIKSGL